From the genome of Pieris rapae chromosome 5, ilPieRapa1.1, whole genome shotgun sequence, one region includes:
- the LOC110994341 gene encoding pancreatic lipase-related protein 2 produces the protein MLWLILTFSLASVSCFEPKPDIGVPSGLVPHCPGAGKNATIADSSMPLLQVIIQRLTDTGVYRRSLPIKAAYKAILSDKKFDLSKKTVFYAVGFWDSSVFPHSRAMANGYAKRGYNVLMSETFHFLTYIYPKSVRLSRVIGQQFGKLFVKLTQAGLRPENLELVGTSLGAHIVSHAAKYYQSVIGKKPFRLTGLDPAGPCFRGLPADEKLAPSDAEHVDVIHTNIDGFGIAERLGHVDFYANGGEYQPGDIPYIPCLVICSHIRSLLYWWVALDNPKKFIAMKCDSIQDARSAKCYNNTELNYAGLETDFDKPGIYYLPTNNEFPYYMGKKGLKEENEIYTTVSRNINADDDFMA, from the exons ATGCTGTGGCTAATCCTGACTTTCTCATTGGCTTCGGTCAGCTGCTTCGAGCCTAAACCCGATATTGGTGTTCCCTCAGGACTCGTGCCCCACT GCCCCGGCGCAGGAAAGAATGCAACAATAGCAGATTCATCAATGCCACTTTTGCAAGTGATTATACAACGTTTGACTGATACAGGCGTTTACAGACGTAGTTTACCAATCAAAGCGGCATACAAAGCTATATTAAGCGATAAGAAATTtg ATCTCAGCAAGAAGACGGTTTTTTATGCTGTGGGCTTTTGGGACAGCTCGGTATTTCCCCACAGTCGGGCCATGGCTAATGGTTATGCTAAGAGAGGCTACAATGTACTTATGTCGGAAACATTTCACTTCCTCACTTATATTTATCCCAA GTCCGTCCGTCTTAGCCGCGTTATCGGACAACAATTTGGCAAGCTATTTGTCAAATTAACCCAGGCAGGCCTTCGTCCTGAGAACTTGGAACTAGTCGGCACCAGCCTTGGCGCCCACATTGTAAGTCACGCTGCTAAGTACTACCAATCTGTGATCGGGAAGAAGCCTTTCAGACTAACTGGCTTGGATCCTGCTGGGCCATGCTTCAGAGGTTTACCAGCTGACGAAAAACTCGCCCCATCGGATGCGGAGCATGTAGACGTGATTCATACAAACATAGATGGATTTGGTATAGCAGAACGTCTAGGGCACGTGGATTTCTACGCAAATGGCGGAGAATATCAGCCGGGAGACATTCCATACATACCATGTCTGGTTATATGTAGTCACATACGATCTTTGCTTTATTGGTGGGTAGCGTTGGACAATCCAAAGAAATTTATAGCCATGAAGTGTGACTCTATTCAAGATGCAAGATCAGCAAAATGCTACAATAACACGGAATTGAATTACGCCGGTCTGGAAACAGACTTTGATAAGCctggtatttattatttgcctACAAATAATGAGTTCCCTTACTACATGGGCAAGAAAGGTCTTAAAGAAGAAAACGAGATATATACAACAGTTAGTAGGAATATCAATGCGGACGATGATTTTATGGCGTAA